The Acidiferrobacteraceae bacterium genome contains the following window.
GTGCCGAGGTCGCAAGACGGCAGCAGGAATATGGTTTCAACCTGCTGCCCCGCGCCGAACCCCCAACCCTGCTGCGCATCGCGCTGCGCCAATTCGAAAGCCCCCTGATATATGTCCTGTTGCTGGCGGCGGCGGTGTCGCTGTTTCTGCGAGAATTTACCGACGCCGGCTTCATTTTGCTTGTACTGCTGATCAACGCGATCATCGGCACCTGGCAGGACTACACCGCGCAGCGCTCGGCCGAGGCCTTGAGCAAACTGGTGGCGATGCGTGCCCGCGTCTACCGCGACGGCGACACCCGCGTGGTCGATGCAGAGGACCTGGTACCGGGCGATATCGTCTTGCTCGAATCAGGCGTCAAGGTGCCTGCCGACCTGCGACTGCTCGATAGTCACGGCCTGGAATGCGATGAGTCGCTGCTGACGGGTGAGGTACTGCCCGTTCGCAAGCGCCCGGAGGACATCCTCGATCCCGGGTGCCCGCTTGGCGACCGCTTCAATCTCGCCTTTGCCGGAACCATTGTCACCCACGGCCGCGCCCGCGGCGTCGTGGTTTCCACCGGCCTCGCCACCGCGCTCGGAGAAATCGCCGCCACCGTTCTGGGGGGCGAGTCCTCCAAACCGCCGCTGCTGGTCCGCATGGAGCGGTTTACGACGCGTATCGCCTTGTTCATTGGAGCCGCGGTCGCGCTGATGGCCGCGGTTGCGCTGTGGCGCGGTATGGTCTGGCACGAGATCTTTTTTCTTGCAGTGGCGCTGGCCGTGTCCGCCATCCCCGAGGGACTCCCGGTCGCGATGACGGTTGCCCTCGCCGTAGGCACGGAACGCATGGTGCGGCGAAGCGTGATCGTGCGGCGACTGGTGGCCGTGGAGTCGCTGGGTTCATGCACCTACATCGCCACGGACAAGACCGGCACACTGACCGTGAACCAGATGACGCTACGGCAACTGCGCTTCCCGAACCAGGGGCCAACGACCGTCACTGGCGAGGGACTCGTGCCCGATGGCCTGATCCTGCCGCCGGGCGACGCCGACGCCGACGCCCATGAACGGCATGTGGCGCGCATCGCCCTTGCCGGCGCCCTCGCCAACGAGGCGTTCTACGGGCAACGGGAACGCGAATGGACCTTCAGCGGCGATGCCGTCGATGCCGCATTGCTGGTATTCGCGCACAAGGCGGACATCCATCAACCAGATATTCGCGAACGCCACCCCGAGATCGCAACCATTCCATTCGAGCCGGAGAATCGCTTTGCCGCCAGCCTGAACAGCGTCGACGGCCAACACCTCGTCTCCGTCAAGGGCGCGGTGGAAACGGTGCTGGACATGTGCGATCGCATGGTGACCGACGACGGCGACATCGCGCTGGTGCGCGATGAGATCCTGGCCCAGGCGGATTCCATGGCCAAGGATGGGTATCGCGTGCTGGCCCTGGCCGGAGGCATTGCCGAGGACGGGAGGCCGGAATCGTTTGCGCGCCAGCAGTTGCGCGGCCTGAGTTTCCTCGGTCTCGTCGGAATGATCGATCCCATGCGGCCGGAAGTGAAAGATGCCATGGTTGCCTGCCGTCGTGCCGGTATCCAGGTGGCTATGATCACCGGCGATCATCCGGTTACCGCGCTTTCCATTGCACGCGATCTGGAAATGGCCGGGGAGATGGAGCACGTCGTTACCGGGACCCAGCTTGCCGAGGCCGTCGCAAGCGGGGGCGACGATGGACTGGACCGTGTGACCCATGGCGCGCGCGTTTTTGCCCGGGTCGAGCCGCGGCAGAAGCTGGCGGTCGTGCAGTCCCTCGGCCGCAACGGTCATTACGTCGCTGTGACCGGTGACGGCGCCAACGACGCCCCGGCACTTCAGTATGCCCATGTCGGCGTGGCCATGGGTCGGGGCGGCACCGATGTTGCGCGCGAGGCCGCCGATATCATCCTCGCGGATGACAACTTCGCTTCGGTCGTCGCCGGCGTGGAGGAAGGGCGTGTCGCCTACGCGAACGTGCGCAAGGTCATCTTCCTGCTGATCTCAACCGGTGCCGCCGAGATCGTGCTGTTCGCCCTGGCACTGGCCGCGGGACTGCCCTTGCCGCTGGGGGCGGTGCAACTGCTGTGGCTCAACCTCGTCACCAACGGCATCCAGGATGTGGCGCTGGCCTTCGAACCGGCCGAGGGCGGCGAAATGAACCGGCCTCCGCGATCACCACGCGAGGGTATATTCAACCGCATCATGCTCGAGCGGGTCGTGCTCTCTGCGATTGTCATCGGCGTGATCGCCTTTGCCCTGTTCTGGTGGCTGCTTCACAAGGGATATAGTGAATCGGAGGCGCGGAATATCTGCCTGCTGCTGATGGTGTTGTTCGAGAACATCCAGGCCTTCAACAGCCGTTCGGAGACCCTATCCGTGTTTCGTCACAACCCGCTTCGCAACCGCCTGCTGCTGTTCGGCGCCATCGCGGCACAACTGGTTCATATCGGTGCCATGTTCACACCCGGGTTGCGCGAGATGCTCGGCGTCCAACCCGTCAGCCTCGAACTGTGGTTGCAGTTGTTGGTGTTGTCACTCGTCCTGCTCCTGGTCATGGAGCTGCACAAGCTTTTCCTTGCCCGTCGCTAATCGCTGCGTGAACAAGGATGGGGTGGCTCACACCGATTCCGACAACCACGCCATCGCCATGTTTGTCGCGATCGGAAAGGGCGCGCGCGATCCCTGGCCGCGAGCCGGGCAACCTCCCCTGGAATCCGTCACTGCCAGCGATCGGTTCTGAGCAGGTAGAGGCGGACGGATTGGAAATTTATCCCGCCGTTCGCCTCTTCCACAAAAGGCGCTCCGCAAATAGCACAGCAATCGCGAAGGCAAGGGAAATCAGTCCAAATACCCTGGGATCATAGAATGAGCCGTGAACCGGAAACATCTGCCAGGAAAGATTGATCA
Protein-coding sequences here:
- a CDS encoding HAD-IC family P-type ATPase: AEVARRQQEYGFNLLPRAEPPTLLRIALRQFESPLIYVLLLAAAVSLFLREFTDAGFILLVLLINAIIGTWQDYTAQRSAEALSKLVAMRARVYRDGDTRVVDAEDLVPGDIVLLESGVKVPADLRLLDSHGLECDESLLTGEVLPVRKRPEDILDPGCPLGDRFNLAFAGTIVTHGRARGVVVSTGLATALGEIAATVLGGESSKPPLLVRMERFTTRIALFIGAAVALMAAVALWRGMVWHEIFFLAVALAVSAIPEGLPVAMTVALAVGTERMVRRSVIVRRLVAVESLGSCTYIATDKTGTLTVNQMTLRQLRFPNQGPTTVTGEGLVPDGLILPPGDADADAHERHVARIALAGALANEAFYGQREREWTFSGDAVDAALLVFAHKADIHQPDIRERHPEIATIPFEPENRFAASLNSVDGQHLVSVKGAVETVLDMCDRMVTDDGDIALVRDEILAQADSMAKDGYRVLALAGGIAEDGRPESFARQQLRGLSFLGLVGMIDPMRPEVKDAMVACRRAGIQVAMITGDHPVTALSIARDLEMAGEMEHVVTGTQLAEAVASGGDDGLDRVTHGARVFARVEPRQKLAVVQSLGRNGHYVAVTGDGANDAPALQYAHVGVAMGRGGTDVAREAADIILADDNFASVVAGVEEGRVAYANVRKVIFLLISTGAAEIVLFALALAAGLPLPLGAVQLLWLNLVTNGIQDVALAFEPAEGGEMNRPPRSPREGIFNRIMLERVVLSAIVIGVIAFALFWWLLHKGYSESEARNICLLLMVLFENIQAFNSRSETLSVFRHNPLRNRLLLFGAIAAQLVHIGAMFTPGLREMLGVQPVSLELWLQLLVLSLVLLLVMELHKLFLARR